From Pelotomaculum isophthalicicum JI, one genomic window encodes:
- a CDS encoding argininosuccinate synthase yields MPKVVLAYSGGLDTSIIIPWLIENYGYEVIAMAADVGQGEELDPLNEKAIKTGASKIYIEDLKRELVEDYIYPTLKAGAIYEGKYLLGTSMARPLIAKRMVEIAKKEGADAVAHGATGKGNDQIRFELAVKSLAPELKIIAPWREWDIRSREDAIDYANARGIAVPVTKERAYSMDRNLWHLSHEGMDLEDPWNEPKPDILELITPPEKAPDKPAYVSIEFECGIPVKVDGAALDPVALVEKLNKIAGENGVGIADMVENRLVGMKSRGVYETPGGTVLYQAHHELELLTLDRATMHFKELVASRYAELVYDGVWFAPIREALDAFVDSTQRTVTGTVVMKLYKGNCTPAGTKSPYSLYNQELSTFSRDEIYNQRDAEGFINLFGLPLKVRALMEKNAGLK; encoded by the coding sequence ATGCCTAAGGTTGTTTTAGCTTACTCCGGTGGACTGGATACATCAATTATTATCCCCTGGCTAATAGAAAATTACGGTTATGAGGTTATTGCAATGGCGGCCGACGTGGGCCAGGGGGAGGAACTGGATCCTCTTAACGAAAAGGCCATTAAAACCGGCGCCAGTAAGATCTATATCGAGGATCTCAAGCGGGAGCTTGTTGAGGATTACATATATCCCACTTTAAAAGCCGGCGCAATTTACGAAGGCAAATATTTGCTTGGCACTTCGATGGCCCGGCCGTTAATCGCTAAAAGGATGGTTGAAATTGCTAAGAAAGAAGGCGCCGATGCGGTGGCGCACGGCGCCACCGGCAAGGGCAACGACCAGATTCGCTTTGAACTGGCGGTGAAGTCTCTCGCTCCGGAGTTAAAAATTATCGCTCCCTGGCGGGAATGGGATATTCGTTCAAGAGAGGATGCCATTGATTACGCCAATGCAAGAGGCATTGCGGTGCCGGTAACAAAGGAACGTGCTTACAGCATGGACCGCAACCTATGGCACCTGAGCCATGAGGGTATGGATCTGGAAGACCCGTGGAACGAGCCGAAGCCGGATATTTTAGAATTAATCACACCGCCGGAAAAAGCTCCCGATAAGCCGGCCTACGTCAGCATAGAATTCGAATGTGGTATACCCGTTAAAGTCGATGGGGCGGCACTTGATCCGGTAGCACTTGTTGAAAAGCTTAATAAGATCGCGGGGGAAAACGGTGTCGGCATCGCCGACATGGTGGAAAACCGGCTGGTGGGCATGAAATCCCGCGGTGTTTACGAGACTCCGGGCGGCACGGTCTTGTACCAGGCCCACCATGAACTGGAGTTGTTGACCCTGGACCGCGCAACTATGCATTTTAAAGAATTAGTAGCTTCCCGGTATGCCGAGTTGGTTTACGACGGGGTATGGTTCGCCCCAATCAGAGAAGCTCTCGACGCTTTTGTGGACAGCACCCAGAGAACAGTTACCGGTACAGTGGTAATGAAACTATACAAAGGAAATTGCACACCGGCGGGCACAAAATCGCCATACTCCCTTTACAACCAGGAACTGTCCACCTTCAGCAGGGACGAAATATACAACCAGCGGGACGCGGAAGGTTTTATAAATCTTTTTGGATTGCCATT